One genomic window of Sphingopyxis sp. OPL5 includes the following:
- a CDS encoding RtcB family protein: protein MTQTTYEVLNVEGGRPVKMWTRGVPVEDMARAQLRKAAQMPFVFKHVAAMPDVHVGIGATVGSVIPTKGAVIPAAVGVDIGCGMMAARTTLMAHDLPDTLEGIRSAIEAAVPHGRSVGRGKRDTGSWGDPPAAIVDAWATLAERFGHIVAKHPRLKNTNNLTHLGTLGTGNHFIELCLDTEARVWVMLHSGSRGVGNAIGTYFIELAKKDMRKWFINLPDEDLAYFPEGTDHFDDYVEAVGWAQDFAALNRRMMMANVIAALRRQIAKPFEAEAEAVNCHHNYVTRENHFGENVLVTRKGAVRAAKGTMGIIPGSMGAKSFIVRGLGNPESFDSCSHGAGRVMSRTAAKKLVTLDEHIADTAGVECRKDEGVIDETPKAYKPIEAVMAAQADLVEIVHTLKQVVCVKG, encoded by the coding sequence ATGACCCAGACGACTTATGAAGTGCTGAACGTCGAGGGCGGACGCCCGGTCAAGATGTGGACCCGCGGCGTGCCCGTCGAGGACATGGCGCGCGCGCAGCTTCGCAAGGCGGCGCAGATGCCGTTCGTGTTCAAGCATGTCGCGGCGATGCCCGACGTCCACGTCGGCATCGGCGCGACCGTCGGATCGGTGATCCCGACCAAGGGCGCGGTCATTCCGGCGGCGGTCGGGGTCGACATCGGCTGCGGCATGATGGCGGCGCGCACCACGCTGATGGCGCACGACCTGCCCGACACGCTCGAGGGCATCCGCAGCGCGATCGAGGCGGCGGTGCCGCACGGCCGGTCGGTCGGGCGCGGCAAGCGCGACACCGGTTCGTGGGGTGATCCGCCGGCGGCGATCGTCGACGCCTGGGCGACGCTCGCCGAGCGTTTCGGCCATATCGTCGCCAAGCATCCGCGGCTGAAGAACACCAACAACCTCACGCATCTGGGGACGCTCGGGACGGGAAACCATTTCATCGAGCTGTGCCTCGATACCGAGGCGCGGGTGTGGGTGATGCTCCATTCGGGGTCGCGCGGCGTCGGCAATGCGATCGGCACCTACTTCATCGAACTGGCGAAGAAGGACATGCGCAAATGGTTCATCAACCTGCCCGACGAAGATCTGGCGTACTTCCCGGAAGGGACCGACCATTTCGACGATTATGTCGAGGCGGTGGGCTGGGCGCAGGACTTTGCGGCGCTGAACCGGCGGATGATGATGGCGAATGTGATCGCGGCGCTGCGGCGCCAGATCGCCAAGCCCTTCGAGGCCGAAGCCGAAGCGGTGAACTGCCATCACAATTATGTGACGCGCGAGAATCACTTCGGCGAGAATGTCCTCGTCACCAGAAAAGGTGCCGTGCGCGCGGCGAAAGGCACGATGGGGATCATCCCGGGTTCGATGGGCGCGAAATCGTTCATCGTGCGCGGGCTGGGCAATCCGGAGTCGTTCGATAGCTGCAGCCATGGCGCGGGCCGCGTCATGAGCCGCACCGCGGCGAAGAAGCTCGTCACGCTCGACGAGCATATCGCCGACACCGCGGGGGTCGAATGCCGCAAGGACGAAGGCGTGATCGACGAAACGCCCAAGGCGTACAAACCGATCGAGGCGGTGATGGCGGCGCAGGCCGACCTCGTCGAGATCGTCCATACGCTGAAGCAGGTGGTGTGCGTGAAGGGGTGA
- a CDS encoding vWA domain-containing protein yields MANKTLFSAAFSRFLPRTDAVNEAGGAAYAYGPEAKLAQLAATGTLSDGFYSGADAQLADVLSAARAVSPDFVAKAAVYARKSGAMKDMPALLAAYLTVADPDLAVPVFGRVIDNGRMLRNFVQIMRSGQVGRRSLGSRPKRLVREWLEKASMPQLMAAATGNDPSLADIVRIVHPAPASADRRAFYGWLIGKPYDVAALPAEIAAFEAWKRDPKGALPPVPFEWLTAFPLTAGQWAELAGRMGWQALRMNLNTLARNGAFDVKGATAKVASRLADADTIARVRPAPYQLMVAMGQVGEAVPLRVQAALEEALELSLATVPVLAGHVVVCPDVSGSMSSAATGYRKGATSVVRCIDIAALVAAAVLRTNRRARVMPFDVDVVGMALDPKARVAVNAARLAAIGGGGTNVSAPLARLNAERAKVDTVVIVSDNESWIDPTRRGATATMIEWNKLKARNPGAKLICIDIQPYGTTQAKDRQDIMNVGGFTDAVFDAMARFASGETRDWVEIVNETEV; encoded by the coding sequence ATGGCCAACAAGACCCTCTTTTCGGCGGCATTCTCCCGCTTCCTGCCGCGCACCGACGCGGTGAACGAGGCCGGCGGGGCCGCCTATGCCTATGGCCCCGAGGCCAAGCTCGCGCAGCTTGCCGCAACGGGCACGCTGTCGGACGGTTTCTATTCGGGCGCCGACGCGCAGCTCGCCGACGTCCTGTCGGCGGCGCGCGCGGTGTCGCCCGATTTCGTCGCCAAGGCCGCGGTCTATGCCCGCAAGTCGGGCGCGATGAAGGATATGCCGGCGCTGCTCGCCGCTTACCTGACGGTCGCCGATCCCGACCTTGCGGTCCCGGTGTTCGGCCGCGTCATCGACAATGGCCGCATGTTGCGCAACTTCGTGCAGATCATGCGTTCGGGCCAGGTCGGCCGCCGTTCGCTCGGTTCGCGACCGAAGCGGCTCGTCCGCGAATGGCTGGAAAAGGCCTCGATGCCGCAGTTGATGGCGGCGGCGACGGGTAACGACCCGAGCCTCGCCGACATCGTCCGCATAGTCCATCCGGCGCCGGCTTCGGCCGACCGCCGCGCCTTTTACGGCTGGCTGATCGGCAAGCCCTATGATGTCGCGGCGCTGCCGGCGGAGATCGCGGCGTTCGAAGCCTGGAAGCGCGACCCCAAAGGGGCGTTGCCGCCGGTGCCGTTCGAATGGCTGACCGCCTTTCCGCTGACCGCCGGTCAGTGGGCCGAGCTTGCGGGCCGCATGGGCTGGCAGGCGCTGCGCATGAACCTCAACACGCTGGCGCGCAACGGCGCGTTCGACGTGAAGGGGGCGACCGCCAAGGTTGCGTCGCGGCTGGCCGATGCCGATACGATCGCCCGGGTTCGCCCGGCGCCGTATCAGCTGATGGTCGCGATGGGCCAGGTCGGCGAGGCGGTTCCGCTGCGTGTCCAGGCGGCGCTCGAAGAGGCGCTCGAGCTGTCGCTCGCGACGGTTCCGGTGCTGGCGGGCCATGTCGTGGTCTGTCCGGACGTCTCGGGCTCGATGAGTTCGGCGGCGACCGGATACCGCAAGGGGGCGACCTCGGTCGTCCGCTGCATCGACATCGCGGCGCTGGTCGCGGCGGCGGTGCTGCGTACCAACCGCCGGGCGCGGGTGATGCCGTTCGATGTCGATGTCGTCGGCATGGCGCTTGATCCCAAGGCGCGGGTCGCGGTCAACGCGGCACGGCTGGCGGCGATCGGCGGCGGCGGCACCAATGTGTCGGCCCCGCTTGCCCGGCTGAATGCCGAGCGGGCGAAGGTCGATACGGTGGTGATCGTGTCCGACAACGAAAGCTGGATCGACCCGACCCGGCGCGGCGCCACGGCGACGATGATCGAGTGGAACAAGCTGAAGGCCCGCAACCCGGGCGCGAAGCTGATCTGCATCGACATCCAGCCCTATGGCACCACGCAGGCGAAGGACCGGCAGGACATCATGAATGTCGGTGGCTTCACCGACGCGGTCTTTGACGCGATGGCCCGCTTCGCTTCCGGCGAAACGCGCGACTGGGTCGAGATCGTCAACGAAACGGAGGTATGA
- the rtcR gene encoding RNA repair transcriptional activator RtcR has translation MKPVTVIGFLGSTLDAAKFGPSRWNKWRPTVSICMQEDLRVDRFILLHGSYHRRLAEFVMDDIRDVSPETEVVPHLLDFDDAWDFEEVYGKLLDFARDFPFDPDTHDYLVHITTGTHVAQICLFLLSEARYLPGRLLQTQPQRGAPQPVGTWNAIDLDLSRYDSIATRFAEASAESTSFLKSGIETRNPAFNRMIEEIEQVAVRSHAPILLMGPTGAGKSQLARKIYELKKLRHQVSGPFVEVNCATLKGDSAMSALFGHRKGAFTGAAQDRPGLLRSADEGLLFLDEIGELGLDEQAMILRAIEEGRFLPVGADSEAKSDFQLIAGTNRDLVGEVAAGRFRDDLFARLNLWTFALPGLADRREDIAPNLDYELERFAQREGSRVTFNKEARDRYLAFAESAAAKWQGNFRDLAASVTRMATLSDTGRIDRDAVGFEIARLGATWSAETPPGDSLARILTREELAAIDPFDRVQLAFVVEACRGARSLSDAGRTLFAVSREQRTSTNDADRLRKYLARFDLDWAAVRSPAA, from the coding sequence ATGAAGCCCGTCACCGTCATCGGATTCCTCGGCTCGACCCTCGACGCCGCCAAGTTCGGCCCCTCGCGCTGGAACAAGTGGCGCCCGACGGTCAGCATCTGCATGCAGGAGGATCTGCGCGTCGACCGCTTCATCCTGCTCCACGGCAGCTACCACCGCCGCCTCGCCGAGTTCGTCATGGACGACATCCGCGACGTCTCGCCCGAAACCGAAGTCGTGCCGCACCTGCTCGACTTCGACGACGCCTGGGATTTCGAGGAGGTCTATGGCAAGCTGCTCGACTTCGCGCGCGACTTTCCCTTCGATCCCGACACGCACGACTATCTGGTCCACATCACCACCGGCACGCATGTCGCGCAGATCTGCCTCTTCCTGCTCAGCGAGGCACGCTACCTGCCCGGCCGCCTGCTCCAGACCCAGCCGCAGCGCGGCGCGCCGCAGCCGGTCGGGACATGGAACGCCATCGACCTCGACCTGTCGCGTTATGATTCGATCGCGACGCGCTTCGCCGAGGCGAGCGCCGAGAGCACGAGTTTCCTGAAAAGCGGCATAGAAACGCGCAACCCCGCCTTCAACCGGATGATCGAGGAGATCGAACAGGTCGCGGTGCGCAGCCACGCGCCGATCCTCCTGATGGGGCCGACCGGCGCGGGCAAGAGCCAGCTCGCGCGCAAGATCTACGAACTCAAGAAGCTGCGCCATCAGGTCAGCGGGCCGTTCGTCGAGGTCAATTGCGCGACGCTCAAGGGCGACAGCGCGATGTCGGCGCTGTTCGGCCACCGCAAGGGCGCCTTCACCGGCGCCGCGCAGGATCGCCCCGGCCTGCTCAGGAGCGCCGACGAGGGGCTGCTCTTCCTCGACGAGATCGGCGAACTCGGCCTCGACGAACAGGCGATGATCCTGCGCGCGATCGAGGAAGGGCGCTTCCTCCCCGTCGGCGCCGACAGCGAGGCGAAAAGCGACTTCCAGCTGATCGCGGGCACCAACCGCGACCTCGTCGGCGAGGTCGCAGCGGGCCGCTTTCGCGACGACCTGTTCGCGCGCCTCAACCTCTGGACCTTCGCGCTGCCCGGCCTCGCCGACCGGCGCGAGGATATCGCCCCCAATCTCGACTATGAACTCGAACGCTTTGCGCAGCGCGAGGGCTCGCGCGTCACCTTCAACAAGGAGGCGCGCGATCGCTATCTCGCCTTCGCCGAGAGCGCGGCGGCGAAATGGCAGGGCAATTTCCGCGACCTCGCCGCCAGCGTCACCCGCATGGCGACGCTCAGCGATACCGGACGGATCGACCGCGACGCGGTGGGGTTCGAAATCGCGCGGCTCGGCGCGACCTGGAGCGCCGAAACGCCGCCGGGCGACAGTCTCGCCCGGATCCTGACCCGCGAAGAGCTCGCCGCGATCGATCCGTTCGACCGCGTCCAGCTCGCCTTCGTCGTCGAAGCGTGCCGCGGCGCCCGATCGCTGTCCGACGCCGGACGCACCTTGTTCGCGGTCTCGCGGGAACAGCGGACCAGCACCAACGACGCCGACCGGCTGCGCAAATATCTGGCGCGCTTCGATCTGGACTGGGCGGCGGTTCGGTCGCCCGCCGCGTAA
- the rsgA gene encoding ribosome small subunit-dependent GTPase A yields MTPPDDTPPEKTLEALGWRPWFAEQVTPEEAGLCLPVRVMAVHRGKIAVAGAGFRCFVSPYIPGAGPMDDHPTVGDWLLVDRATMLPVRVLGRQNLFKRRAPGDPRKEQMIAANVDTLFITASCNQDFSVARLERYLVLAREVGVAPVVVLTKTDLTDTPETFAAAARAIEPGLRVETVDGRNPASVARLASWCGKGETVALLGSSGVGKSTLVNTLRGSDSIATQAIRAADGTGRHTTTVREMHRLDQGGWLLDTPGMRELQLADAAAGISEVFDDFILAAQDCRFSNCAHGVEPGCAVRAAIAEGTLSAERFERWRKLANEERDNAAHPAKPRR; encoded by the coding sequence ATGACACCGCCCGATGACACCCCGCCCGAAAAGACGCTGGAAGCGCTCGGCTGGAGGCCCTGGTTCGCCGAGCAGGTCACGCCCGAGGAGGCCGGGCTTTGCCTTCCGGTGCGGGTCATGGCCGTCCACCGCGGCAAGATCGCCGTCGCGGGCGCGGGGTTCCGGTGCTTTGTCTCGCCCTATATTCCCGGCGCCGGCCCAATGGACGATCATCCGACGGTCGGCGACTGGCTGCTCGTCGATCGCGCCACGATGCTTCCGGTGCGTGTCCTTGGCCGACAGAATCTGTTCAAGCGCCGCGCGCCCGGCGACCCGCGCAAGGAGCAGATGATCGCCGCCAATGTCGACACGCTGTTCATCACCGCCTCGTGCAACCAGGATTTCAGCGTCGCCCGGCTCGAACGCTATCTCGTGCTGGCGCGCGAGGTCGGCGTCGCCCCGGTGGTGGTGCTCACCAAGACCGACCTGACCGACACCCCGGAGACCTTCGCGGCGGCGGCGCGCGCGATCGAACCGGGATTGCGCGTCGAAACCGTCGATGGCCGCAACCCGGCCAGCGTCGCCAGGCTTGCATCCTGGTGCGGCAAGGGCGAAACCGTCGCGCTGCTCGGGTCCTCGGGCGTCGGAAAATCGACGCTCGTCAACACGTTGCGGGGGTCCGACAGCATCGCCACCCAGGCGATCCGCGCCGCCGACGGTACCGGGCGCCACACGACCACGGTGCGCGAAATGCACCGGCTCGACCAGGGCGGCTGGCTGCTCGACACCCCCGGCATGCGCGAACTGCAACTGGCCGACGCGGCCGCCGGGATATCGGAAGTGTTCGACGACTTCATCCTCGCCGCACAGGATTGCCGCTTCTCGAACTGCGCCCATGGCGTCGAACCCGGCTGTGCCGTCCGGGCCGCGATTGCCGAGGGCACGCTGAGCGCCGAGCGTTTCGAGCGCTGGCGCAAGCTGGCGAACGAGGAGCGCGACAATGCCGCGCATCCCGCAAAGCCGCGCCGATAG
- a CDS encoding CerR family C-terminal domain-containing protein, translating to MTRPATPVAPLRTASDGYRKGEETRTRILAVALAAFGNSGFASVTTRQIAKEAGVNLPALTYYFGNKRGLYLACAHAIVARYREGMGAVALTSYAALQEALPPDAARTLLKRLFAALARFLLSTPGAQNPSLFVQREIASPGPAFEILYAELWRPGIELATDLIVRATGGRLTETEAQVRAVLMISSLTGFLSGLPVIARTAGKADYTALVIAALDGQIGSLEQG from the coding sequence ATGACCCGCCCCGCAACCCCGGTCGCACCGCTCCGCACCGCCTCCGACGGCTATCGCAAGGGCGAGGAGACGCGGACGCGCATCCTCGCCGTGGCGCTCGCCGCGTTTGGAAACAGCGGCTTCGCCAGCGTCACGACGCGGCAGATCGCCAAGGAAGCCGGCGTCAACCTGCCGGCGCTGACCTATTATTTCGGGAACAAGCGCGGCCTCTATCTCGCCTGCGCCCACGCGATCGTCGCGCGCTATCGCGAAGGCATGGGCGCGGTGGCGCTGACATCCTATGCCGCGTTGCAGGAAGCGCTGCCCCCCGATGCGGCGCGCACCCTGCTCAAGCGGCTGTTCGCGGCGCTGGCCCGCTTCCTCCTTTCGACGCCGGGCGCGCAGAACCCGTCGCTGTTCGTCCAGCGCGAGATTGCGAGTCCGGGCCCCGCCTTCGAGATTCTCTATGCCGAACTGTGGCGCCCGGGCATCGAGCTCGCCACCGACCTGATCGTGCGGGCGACGGGCGGACGGCTGACCGAAACCGAGGCGCAGGTGCGAGCGGTGCTGATGATATCGAGCTTGACGGGTTTCCTGTCGGGACTGCCCGTCATCGCCCGCACGGCGGGAAAGGCCGACTACACCGCGCTGGTGATCGCGGCGCTCGATGGGCAGATCGGTTCGCTCGAGCAGGGCTAG
- a CDS encoding oxygenase MpaB family protein, with amino-acid sequence MTRAALDTLWARVESQRDHVPAMYGKVDFRAVPERFTATPGDPTALSGKYDRDRDALLADPDRIEFIRAYTMIGDATADAYAALMREHGFRALVDMLTRACDEGIEHVPDAPPELVAFIRDMERVPDWLDMKLVEEGARIDRNSAANFGPFIIRGAFIATFMNKYAALPMAITGTLSQQTAARRVKDTATFFTTSLLPGALERFGPGFKAAAMVRLMHSMVRANVLRRPKDWDMEVYGIPIPQVDQMPAGLISVFLLSYKMIEEGRHEFTPAERATVELARYRCFLLGLPEELLADTPQGIVDLMNARSGTLRSGYDDKTCGELLRATMAADLRPDDSLGARIHETFERAFAKLFFVKSFMGGDKAKAASIGVDLTAGDVALAAVAGLFIYARVRLYALAAHIPGLRGVADRRLIAKLKTQLASYGHADFTTDAAQYRPSATPVPAE; translated from the coding sequence ATGACACGCGCGGCGCTCGACACTCTGTGGGCCAGGGTCGAATCCCAGCGGGACCATGTGCCCGCGATGTATGGGAAGGTCGATTTCCGCGCCGTTCCCGAACGTTTCACCGCGACGCCGGGCGACCCGACCGCGCTCTCGGGGAAATATGATCGCGACCGCGATGCACTGCTCGCCGATCCCGACCGGATCGAGTTCATCCGCGCCTATACGATGATAGGCGATGCGACCGCCGACGCCTATGCCGCGCTGATGCGCGAACATGGCTTTCGCGCGCTCGTCGACATGCTCACCCGCGCCTGCGACGAGGGTATCGAGCATGTGCCCGATGCGCCGCCCGAACTGGTCGCCTTCATCCGCGACATGGAGCGGGTTCCCGACTGGCTCGACATGAAGCTGGTCGAGGAGGGGGCGCGGATCGACCGTAATTCGGCCGCCAATTTCGGCCCGTTCATCATTCGCGGCGCCTTCATCGCGACCTTTATGAACAAATATGCCGCCTTGCCGATGGCGATCACCGGCACGCTGTCGCAACAGACGGCGGCGCGGCGCGTCAAGGATACGGCCACCTTTTTCACCACCTCGCTGTTGCCGGGCGCGCTGGAACGCTTTGGCCCCGGCTTCAAGGCGGCGGCGATGGTGCGGCTGATGCATTCGATGGTGCGCGCCAATGTCCTGCGGCGCCCGAAGGACTGGGACATGGAGGTCTATGGCATTCCGATCCCGCAGGTCGACCAGATGCCGGCGGGCCTGATCTCGGTCTTCCTGCTGTCGTACAAGATGATCGAGGAGGGGCGTCACGAATTCACCCCGGCCGAGCGGGCAACGGTCGAACTGGCACGCTATCGCTGCTTCCTGCTCGGCCTGCCCGAAGAACTGCTCGCCGACACGCCGCAGGGGATCGTCGACCTGATGAACGCGCGGAGCGGTACGCTGCGCAGCGGCTATGACGACAAGACATGCGGCGAACTGCTGCGCGCGACGATGGCGGCGGACCTGCGCCCCGACGATTCGCTTGGCGCCCGAATCCACGAAACCTTCGAACGCGCCTTTGCCAAGCTGTTCTTCGTCAAGAGCTTCATGGGCGGCGACAAGGCGAAGGCGGCCTCGATCGGCGTCGATCTCACCGCCGGGGATGTCGCGCTGGCGGCGGTCGCGGGGCTGTTCATCTATGCACGGGTCCGGCTTTACGCGCTCGCGGCGCATATTCCGGGGCTGCGCGGGGTGGCCGACCGGCGACTGATCGCGAAGCTGAAGACGCAGCTCGCCAGCTATGGCCATGCCGATTTCACCACCGACGCGGCGCAATATCGCCCGTCGGCGACGCCGGTCCCCGCCGAATGA
- a CDS encoding Coq4 family protein, with protein MIDMSMRNDFERWVETARPPLAEEPALGLAALMTTAAFVDPVAQVPIFDAIAEATAATSDPAARAERISDALPWLTDGKPRVALPRPLWDGFWDIIARPRSPGDGELDLTLAVVALGNHYDQRMIDACEAALLEFDSVHELIAQPEVRLTTADLERHATDSLAHDLLSMLNANGYDIEVIDADTVVLPGDYPAQNRTNRRILQLHDVWHLVGGYGFTPAGEVAISGFQMAQFGQNYSTRFLATVATKAAVDMPALIDMLLTVTFDGWRHGRATKELIAVPWHQRIADPIERVRADLGIRPLDSDAVRTMDAFIPAV; from the coding sequence ATGATCGACATGTCGATGCGCAACGATTTTGAACGATGGGTCGAAACGGCCCGGCCCCCGCTGGCGGAGGAGCCGGCGCTGGGCCTCGCGGCGCTGATGACGACGGCGGCGTTCGTCGATCCGGTCGCGCAGGTGCCGATCTTCGATGCCATTGCCGAGGCCACCGCCGCGACCAGCGATCCCGCCGCGCGCGCCGAACGGATATCGGACGCGCTGCCCTGGCTGACCGATGGCAAGCCGCGCGTCGCATTGCCGCGCCCGCTGTGGGACGGTTTCTGGGACATCATCGCCCGGCCGCGATCCCCCGGCGACGGCGAACTCGACCTGACGCTCGCGGTCGTCGCGCTCGGCAATCATTATGATCAGCGGATGATCGATGCCTGCGAGGCGGCGCTGCTCGAATTCGACAGCGTCCACGAACTGATCGCCCAGCCCGAGGTGCGCCTCACCACCGCCGATCTGGAGCGACACGCGACCGACAGCTTGGCGCACGACTTGTTGTCGATGCTGAACGCCAACGGCTATGATATCGAAGTGATCGATGCCGACACCGTGGTCCTGCCGGGCGACTATCCGGCGCAGAACCGCACCAACCGTCGCATCCTGCAACTCCACGACGTCTGGCATCTGGTCGGCGGCTATGGTTTCACCCCGGCGGGTGAGGTCGCGATCTCGGGCTTTCAGATGGCACAGTTCGGCCAGAATTATTCGACGCGCTTCCTCGCCACGGTGGCGACCAAGGCGGCGGTCGACATGCCGGCGCTGATCGACATGCTGCTGACGGTGACCTTCGACGGCTGGCGCCACGGCCGCGCGACGAAAGAACTGATCGCGGTTCCCTGGCACCAGCGCATCGCCGATCCGATCGAGCGCGTTCGCGCCGACCTCGGCATCCGCCCGCTCGACAGCGACGCGGTGCGGACGATGGACGCCTTCATCCCGGCAGTGTGA
- a CDS encoding TetR/AcrR family transcriptional regulator, whose translation MDEPSKVSFPRRTAAKARTRQRIEEAARRLFVTLGYADATMAAIAEAADIHITTLFTHFASKRDLAAAIAVTAGTRFEAVVATQRAQGVPVLTFWRNQVVRLAHAYERDGDGQINLGRALAGEPELLPVWYGHQRLQIDLMTDYIADELGIDPGQDRRAQMAAAMLVAGGRMAFDAWIESGRAGDLVAENERLLDAAEALLAGGLPLTRRDGI comes from the coding sequence ATGGACGAACCATCCAAAGTCAGTTTCCCACGGCGCACCGCGGCGAAGGCCCGGACGCGCCAGCGCATCGAGGAAGCCGCAAGACGCCTGTTCGTCACGCTCGGTTATGCCGACGCGACGATGGCCGCGATCGCCGAGGCGGCCGATATCCACATCACCACCCTGTTCACCCATTTCGCCTCGAAGCGCGATCTGGCCGCCGCGATCGCGGTCACCGCGGGCACGCGGTTCGAGGCGGTCGTCGCGACGCAGCGGGCGCAGGGCGTGCCGGTGTTGACCTTCTGGCGCAACCAGGTGGTAAGGCTCGCGCACGCCTACGAACGCGACGGCGATGGCCAGATCAACCTCGGCCGCGCGCTCGCCGGCGAACCCGAACTGCTGCCGGTGTGGTACGGGCATCAGCGGCTCCAGATCGACCTGATGACCGACTATATCGCCGACGAACTCGGCATCGACCCCGGGCAGGATCGCCGCGCGCAAATGGCGGCCGCGATGCTTGTCGCGGGCGGCAGGATGGCGTTCGACGCCTGGATCGAAAGCGGCCGCGCCGGCGATCTGGTCGCCGAGAATGAACGGCTGCTCGATGCGGCCGAAGCCTTGCTCGCCGGCGGGCTGCCACTGACCCGGCGCGACGGCATCTGA